GTTTACAGGGTGGCGCGAAGCCTACTCCATGCAACAGAGCAAGAGATCTGGCTCTCACGTCCTCAGGACGTATACTCCAGTGCTGGATCGCATTTAGTACGAACAGAGCCGCATTCAAGCAACTTTCGGAGTCATGTGCTCAGATCCAAGATCTATTATGTAAATGACGCTTGTGCTTCCTATTATTTTGCTGCAAATaaatgttctctttttctcttatttcacttatatgcatatattttgTCATGAGAATgtacatttcttttctacttctcCATAACTATACATCTCTATTTGAACAGACTTTTTAAGTATGTTCATGTAAAGGAAGAATGTGAGGAAGACTGGAGGTTTCCTTTAACGTGACTTGATTCAACGTGACCTGCTGTTTAACGTACAAATGCTGTTTCCTAACGAGACAGTCCTTATTTTTGCCAATTTGTCAATGGCAAACCACCCGTTGACCTTTTAATTCAAAACTAACTCTTTCAACAAGCCGATCTCTTTCAGTTTCAATTTCAATGCTTCGGAAACATCTGACCATATTTCATTACAAAGATTTCGTATTCACCTAGAGACAGTGAACTTATTGATGTATGGGCTTCAGTAATATCTCACAACTTTCACAACACTTGGGAGACTTCCGTTGCACGTAAATGCTTGATTGCACTCACTACAATCAAGATTTAGACTACTACATAATATTGGTCAAAGAAGTGTCCTTACCAGATTCCTTGAGGAGCTACTTTGGAGAGAATCCTTTCTAGGTACACAATGGACAACTGCTCCATCACCGCAACGGCATTTGGCTTCTTTTGAAGAGAGCAGTCCTTGCCTTACTATCAGAGGTTTGTTTTTGTCAGCGCTGGAGCACTAATCACaaacaattcaaataaatattagatGACGAATTTTGCACTAAAAATATTTCGTGAATATAGTACTCAATCATATCATTTCATATGCAAGACTGTAGCAAGGATGCTAACTTCATATCTAACTAACTcttcaattaaaaaacaaGCACAGACGGCAACGGTAATAATCAGAACACTCAGCTGGAGATGTTGAGCCGAAGACACTCAAAACATCAGGAGCAGATCAACGATTTCTAGTAAGCAGCATTGACGGAAACAGACGGCAAAGAGCACTGCTGATTTGATGAACTCGGAAGACTGCACATTATTATCCGCTGAACATTGTTTTAATATAGTCTTTTTAATCATCTTAATTTCCGCTGCTCTTCGGAAAGATCTGATCGGAGGTAGCTGATAATCCACTCGTTTGTCTCGATCGCCCAGTGGTTTGCTCTTTCGCGACgaacacgaagagcatcattttttccttagaaGCACTTTATGAAGAAGTTTGACCATCGAAGGTAATCGGCGGTAATCCTGTCGTTAATGTGGGTTTCAGTCGCTGGTGGCTAAGGTCCAAAGGGTATCATTGAACGCATCCCGTGTCCGGAGCAGCTTAATGCATCGCCCTCTCCTTGGGGAGTTCTCATCTCTGGTCTTCGGTCATAGAGTACAGAACTTCGAATCGCCTCTTTCATTTGCGTGGGCGTCAGATACTCCTAGCGTCATTCTTTTGAATGAGCGAATATTCAGTTACGTTGACCTTGTTAGTTCCTTCATGTTTTCGAAGAGCCTAGAAAGAGCGGCCAACATTCCAAAAGAGCAGTCGGAAAGAGGCTCAGCTGTGACTGAGCATTGATGGTTTGAAACTGCAACGATTCTAAATTCATGTAGAAGGGGTAGGGGCGCCTCTATAGGATCTATCAACGCTGTGTACTTCACTGAGCAGCCTTGTCGTGTGAAACTTGTGAAATTCCATAAGGCATCTCCGATCTATATGggttagaaaaaaaccttgcGATTTGTTCCGTTAAGGTGGTTGAAaatttgggggggggggggggtggttCACTCTCTAATACGACTTCTGATGCTGATGTAGATGGCGTACGGATAGTGCTGTCAATacacttccaaaaaaattttctccgcGAGATGTGGCTCTCTCCCAATTGGATACGATTTCTACTTGGAATGTTGGCTAGTCAAGGAAGAATGTGCGATTTCACGTCTACTTATTTAGTAGATTCTGTCTTAAGTGGCTGATATACTCCACCATCCACAGAAAGCACAGTATCTTGCTGAAAAGTATATCGTCTCCAATGAAGTCGGTAACTGCTAACCAAACTTGTTCATATACTcaaataataggaaataatCAAATAGTTGTGGATTATTAATGTCCAGCTAATAAGATGCATTACTTGGAACACTGGTGCAACCAAGGCTACTTCACACACATTTGTTGTGATTACTAATGGGAGTTGAGGATGATCACGCACACGATTGTGAGCTACGCACACACCACTTCGTGGAGAGATTTTAACATCGTCAACTTCATGATACGTTGCCTTAAAATTCTGCgagttttcttccttatctGGGTTGTCGGCTTTTGCCATGGATGTCGTATGCGCATGTAAAGACAGAGCCAGCAAGATTTGTTAAGCTTGCGCTGCAATTAATGTTTTGTACCAGTTTTATAATTGAaaattggacaaaaaaaaagccagcgTTCGATAGTGATTAGACAAGTGAGGCGGCATTGTCCTCTTGGTAAAATCACTCTACATAGtaaagtaaatataaaaagatTAACGTTTGTAGGACGATATTGAAGTTTAAAGCTTGACACTAACAGAAttcaacataaaataaatgagaaatttaaCGGTTAGGCAGAAAACCTTTGACTTTGCGACTTCTAAGCGTGGTATGTAAACGACTGGATTAGGTAGGAGAACTTGTTACGTGataaaaaatactttaaaaactAAAGACACACGGTATCTCGAAACTAAATATAACTGTATTCAGGCTGCtctaaaatttcacattttcctctattggcttatttgtttgttttccatGATGGAAGAACATCAAGGTTAACACGAAGAATAAATCGTCACAAAAGACGACATTTTAGCGTATCTCATTCAGGATTACATACATTAAGAGTAATGCTTGTGGCCATGTCAATAGTATTTGCTCTCCTCGCTATGATAACTGGGACTGCTTGCTTTTTTTATCCATTCCTTTTTGTCGTTGtaggtgtttttgttttgctcagCTATAGTTAGTAGGCTCGCAATTCACTGACACAATTGACTTTAACTAAGTACATTTCAGATATTTGAATTCGTGAAGTCACTTGCAGTCTTTATTCTTCTTACCTTGAAATTGGGTTGGCCCGAACGGTATGCGACCTTAGTCAGCGATAAAGGTAAAGAAAACGCAATTGCGACTTCTAGAAACCCTTTGACCAATACATCTGCTACGATTATAGGACTTGACATGCTGCGAGAGTTCACAAAAATAACGCTCGAAGAGGATGAAATGCTCTACTTGTGGAACGGTTTTTCATGCTTCTACTTTGCCATCCTTGCCATTACTCTTATAAGAAATATTGCGGAGTATCAAGTTAATGAGGTTAAGGTTTGCATCGAGTTTGTAGGTAAAATTTACTTCGCGATAAGTACAATTATCTCCAAAACAGTTTAGAATAAGGTGTTTTTcgcagaatttcttttttttaatctttctcTAAACTACACTTTTTGTGTTTATTGGTATGGCTAGAGTAAGCAATTTATCCTCCACACCTGGAACACGAGCAGAAGCAAAAATTCGGGAAAACGAGCAGCTCATTGTCGCTGTCGGAGATTGCTGATTACGGTCACAGAGCAGCAGTGCTATGATGAATCTGATGCGAATTTTACTTCCCGTAAATCTTATGCTTTTGGAACGGACtgtcatgtttttgtttcagttgtattttttgcactttctaACCACTTACTTCTAACTGAAGAAACGAAGATCGGGTCGATCGGGCCCCATAATTCCAAAATTTACATCTCTAGAATCTATGCTAACCACACACAAGGGATCACCCtcattaaatttattaatatAACTAGAAACAATCAGTACATTACCGCTTTGTACAGCTCAACACACTCATATTGCActacaaattaaaattttcgaacACGATTGTACTTCCGATTCGCGATTATTCTGAACTCTGCGATTTAAATTAGATCCTTTTGGAGGtgacttaaaaaaagatattcgGTAAAAATTGTGATGTAGGGATCAAAAACCAATCCTAGCAAACAATTTCTTGGCTAGTTAAGAATCGTCGTCAGCAGAATCCGTATGCGTTCCCTGCTATGGCTCAATATCCCCACGTTGTCATCTTTCCAGCAGAGGCTGAACTTGGAAACACTAATCCAGATGATCCGCCACCATATTCGGTCGGTTGATAACAAGATGTGGTTTTGGTGAAATCGACTATCGAGTTTCTGAATCTCTAGGCAATTGCTCGTAATGGGGTTCACACAGAGGAAActgcaaaagaagaaacgcAACCTCCGCGCTACTCCGATATAGAACTGAGCTCTACTAGCTCACAGTGCGTAACATATTCATACTTATCCGTACAACAGGAGTTAAAAATTGCTTATTGATTTCTGCAGGCGTATGGGTGGAGAAAACGACCAAGAAGTTCTCAATAGAACAATAGTAATAGGAAGGAAATGAATGTGtatgaaaagaaatctgaCGCAATCCGTGCGAAGATAATTTATACGATTAAATAGTGGAGGATAGCAAATATGTTTCTAATATTTCGAATATCATTTAACATTGCAACAAGGAAAACGCTTTGAATAAGACGTTAGAGTGTTTCAGTAGGGGATTGTACATTAACGCTAATAAACCTATAACAATGTATAGGTGTGTGCTGTAACGTCGAACCATTAGGCCCGATGAGTACTTCATGGACACCGAGGGAAGTTGTTCAGTGATGAATCCATTCCATCTTACTGTTGTTCATTTTTATGATTCAATTTTGATAGTGTAACAACATTTCACCGTTCTGCAATTGGGAATAACCAAAATTAGAACGCAAAAGCTGAGATTTATACAATAACACAGTGCTGTAACGTTCTTCTGCATCATTAGACATTACAAACACGAAGCATGTCCCATATTCAGATGATTTATACGATACATACACACTATAATAAACACAGTTAGTTAATAAACCATTCCGTCCTGTGAAGGTCTCGTCAACtatgttaataaaaaaaaattaaaccacGAAcactttctcaaatttctgtGATAGAAATTCTTCCATGACTTTGTGATTTCTGTGACGGAatttatattttgtaataGTGCGCTAGCGACGTTTTCTAGATGGAACTCTTTAACGAGGTGTCGGCTTTTTTGCCGTCTTCAGAGACCGAGATGGGGGATGattggaacaatgctacgtttatcccgtcaagtgccacactaccctgggtcagtgtttcgataatcgttcaaggtagtgaaaatagaacccatctacattgaaaatagtctcacgtgttgttccaccggatgtAGAGGGGCTGGTAGCGCGCActttgtcactcagtgtaccagcgaatgagtattgctgcgtgtagatcaccagcgacgatacagatgcagtatctctCGTACAATCTgcttctaacaagctggcttttgatgtttataTTTGGAATATTTACCAAAATCACATCGTTTTGTAATTGCGCTTGAACAATGCTGCAACAACGACAACAGCGGTACTGAtactgtcagagataaaaggaagacaaagatcaattttgttttcgcgaggtacattgctatttacagcgcgggttcttcggtaatgcgaACGTACAGTATCGCCATAAGCATATGTGGttttcaaggctagtcttcgtgattcgtgtcgttcttcaTTGCCAGTGCCTACTTCAATAGCGCTTTTGAACATATTCAATGCACTTTCACTGAAGTCGGGTGTGCAGATTTGGCTGCAACAAGATGTTCTGAGAACTTTCTTcgcgataccactttactctaacAATGCTATTTGAAGCACTTATTTGTGTATTGAGGTAAGGAAgccgaaataatttcctgaccacctgaagatactacaattcaggcattccttAAGAAGTGTTATTATGCCAGTTTCACAAATGTtatatgtttccaagttgttaccaTATAAATGTATCATCTCAGAGAAAGCTTGGAGCGCCTCTctgttttttacattcatGTGGAGTGAGGTCACGTCAAAGGACTCTATTACCCAGTTGCCATCAACTCTCGCATTGCGTAATCGTTCACGAAAATGgtgcgtgttcgacaaatAAGATGGCATTTAaggcaaaatttgactcatATTTAAAGTTTGACTCACATTTTATTGAGGAACCACGAAATTTGATCCGttggtcctcccacacaacttattattggtcggattttgaatgttgcCGCTGATGTCGAACTCATCTCATCGGGTTTCGGCTTATGCGTTTTGATGAAGCTATAGAACATCGGTTTGTCAAGCTTGAGGCGGCTTACAAATCGTTCATCAAGACCTCTGATGCCTCTGACAGTGGCAGTGCCgctgttgttattgttgttgcaGCATTGCTCAAGCGCAATTACAAGATGATGTCATCTTGGTAAATATTCCAAAtataaacatcaaaagccagcttatTAGGAGCAGATTGTACGAGAGATACTGCATCTGCGAAAGacgtgttatttgtccttgcGGAGAAATAAGCGACTGCACACaaatgggggtaatatatgagatttcGCGCTTGATGTACAATGCAACTTACATTAGGAAGGTCGGTAGGAgtgttggagtgaggattaatgaacatatggcaggaaaacgacgaaaaagcttgataacaccactaggaagacatagacatgaggcccacaatgGAAACGATTGTGacgtgaaatgcgttatactagttcatgaaacagaaatatcggcaaggaagacgttggaggcatttggattcttgaaagaaacgcttcaatgaataataggaatgaatgcttgtcgataacgaatgagttcttgccacttgtaccgctctgtgacccatgactgcctgatattctgtgtgtagatcaaatcatctatatcgccgctggtgatctacacgcagcaatACTGATTcactggtacactgagtgacaaagtgcgtgctaccagcCCCTCTacatccggtggaacaacacgtgagactattttcaatgtagatgggttctATTTTCACTACCTTCAACGATTATCggaacactgacccagggtagtgtggcacttgacgggataaacatAGCATTGTTCCAATCATCCCCCATCTCGGTCTCTGAAGACGGCAAAAAAGCCGACACCTCGTTAAAGAGTTCCATCTAGAAAACGTCGCTAGCGCACTATTACAAATTATGGACGGAATATGTCGaagtttcaagacaaaagagcGTTTGAACTACTACGTGAAGAAGCGGAATTGCTTTCGTTGTTACCAACGCTTTACCTCCCCCTAGAGGATGTCGGTATCGATAAAAAGACTTTGTAGTTTTTATATGTGTCAGTACTACAATATAAGATTTACATTTTACTCAACATATATATTCGCTCAACACTACtacaaagagaaaacattATTTAAAGTATTAGAAGAAGCTTTGCTCTTCTTTTCATGTCATACTAACATAGAATAATTCTGATATGGAAATCTTCACCATACTGATAACGAAGTTTTACATGAGACTAAGTAAGTCTTTACTTACTATTTCAGCAGCTCTGTGAATGTTTGTGtctcatttttcaaagtgaagcAATGTTCACTAAGGCGTAGCATTGCGCGTGCAGCTGCCACAGCAAGAGACAACTTTCTACTTTTCGGCTaactctttctatttttttttggtgcatgAGACCAATTGAGAACACAGACTGACGCCGACGACGCTGCCGCTGACGAGCTGCTGACGCATCAACCTAGACCATTATTAGAGctgttttgtttctattttgaaGCCGCGAGACGTGCCTCATGGCGTCGTAATGTTGATGATGTCATATCAAATTTATGCATTTGATTCGTCTCTGAGCAAGTGCACCATGTAGAAGTTGACTCCCACTCCCTGTCTGAAGTAATTCTTGTGAAAATCAGGCACAAAATAAGCCTACTGTTATAtgggaggatagaaaataGTGATTGATAGTAGTTGACGGAGCATCACATTACTGAAGTACAGCATTACAATACTCTACAATACTCATCTCATCTGTAATTCACTTGCTGTGTTTACATAATGAATCTTCGAGTATTACATCACCATCGTTCCAACAATTATACAAGTTGATGAAGATtatgtttcatttttgctcattttttgttccatctattcatttacatttcttttctatttcccagcatgtctgatttaggttggtaacatgccctcttcagaaattggaaacacacGCGCAAACGACTGCTCGAATGGTAGCCTACAGTCAGCGTGATCTGGCATAGCACCTTATACCTTGACCAGTTTGATGATcccgttcacgtcattttatctTGGCGTTAGTAAtagtgttattttattttctaataattgTTGGGTCGAAACAGCGGTAAAATCTGTACTTTGAAGTGTTTCCTTTGAACTGTGGATGTATCGAAAGACTATGGGCCCAAAATCGAGTTTGAacattctccaaatgtagaactcaCGCATTTGGGAGgaagactatgaaattttccatcagtgcttaaatttttaaatagaaatagaaatagcaCTGTTAGAAAATACCTGTTTAATATTGCAGAAAATGcaattatttctaatttttattgaacagTGAAGGCGAGAGAAGCGGGAATCACAAGAAGTCTGAAGATCTCTCGTGATTCTCGCTTCTCCCGCCGTTCATACTGGTGCTATATAATAGTGGCTTCTTCTGTCAGTGTGTTTGTGTATAACCAAATTCCGGAAAGCAGTAAGACAGGCACAACGGCATTAGATAGGTGTGGTTGCGCTCCAAAGCGTAAAATGGGTGACACGGTCCTACGGCTTTGGACTGGTACGCCGCAGTAGAGTAGTGCCGTGTAGCAACTTCAAGTGAAATTGTGAAGAAGCAAATGAGATTGAGAGAATGAATGAGTAAATGAGTTGTGAACCGTTTCTTGGCTGCGAAAAGGTTGAGTTGCGTTTCAATCCCAAGTACTCTCTGCATTCCATTCTTTCATGTTGTGCATGTTTCTTCATCAGATTGATGACGTTCTTTcccgaaaaattgaaaaaaacgcaTGCAGACAAGTGAGTTaatagtagctaacagtttaTGCTATCTGAGGTGGgaccttatctttatcaaaaCGATGATGAGGTTCACTTCACCCAacttcatgttagcacatcattctgtgccaGTTCTTGGGGAAATGGGTAGAGAAACCCGTACTTCGactaatgtttccaaattgtagcAATATCGAAGGAgtataggtgtaaaatcaacCTCTCTCAATATACTCCATAATCTTCAAACTGATTCTGTATAATTCATTACCGTAGAGATTAAtgtggattgatcaacgccaagcACTTTGTGCTTGAAATTATCTTTGAAATACATATAAGCAGGCATTTGTACGTAGCAAAAGTTAAGCAGATAAAAGTGTGAAGAAGGACGATCATAAGAAAAGTTTTGTAAAGTGTCAAAGCAGTGATGAAGGAAGCTACCTGAGAACACTCAGTCAGCCCGAAACTAAAAATATCTATTTTGGACGTTACTGTAGCACCGAAATCGTTACTGGATAACAGAGATATGAATTCAAAAAGTAGTATATATCTGTATAATTATGTATAAAGTATCTGTATAGTTATCACAAAGTATAAATATAGATTGTACAGTGAGTTGACTCAGTTTTCAGATACTCGTTCTCGTCTGCGATGGATGAAGAGGATGAAGATGATATTGCTATAAAGCCGGTGCTGCAGTTTGTTAGACTTCATATCTTCCTTTTAGATAGTTCAAAACCTGTAACACTTTCCAAGCCTCTTACATGGTTTCACGTGATACATACATGCAATGTCTTCCTATACTCATAAGTCGTGTCAACACTCATAAGTCTTAGTACAACTTAGGTAGTGTTCTAAATTCTATCATACTGTTATTGAACTGTTGCAGGGATCTGTTATTGAGTCCGGCAAGACGTCTTATCTTGTGGTCAGACTCTTGGGAGAAGGAGGCTTTGGAGCAGTATATAAGTAGGTTCTCCAGGGATCGCATTGCTGACCAAGCAAAACGgtccaaatttaattttgtatttCTGCAGCGCAATTGAGTGGTTTTTCCTGCATCTCGCTCTCGAAAAGAAGCAATTTATCATAAGCGATATTGTGCGAGAGCAACGCGTGCTTGAAAAACTGTCTTTTCCAATGTAATATCAAATTGCAAGAAAATTCCATTATTTGTTATGAGTTTGAAAAGTCCGAAAGTTTTTTTATGTTCGTGAAAGAAAGATTACATCCCAAGCTATGCTCCTATCTTATCACCTAGTGCCTGTACATTAACTGGAGGACAGCGCTCAGGTAACATGGTGTAGCGATCGtgtccacgaaaaaaaattgtagtccCGTATCCATTATCATTTGTCCACTTGGATAAGACTCAGGGCAGCGCCCCATTGGACAAATGGAATGAAGTGGATTATATTGATTTGAATTGGAAATGAAGGTGCATACTATCCAGTAAAACTCGTCAACGGTCAAATAAAGCAGCAAGAGCAAGGATAGAACGGTTAGAATTCCATCTcccaaaaacaaacatattcGATGGGGTCTTAGGTGCCAAGAGACTAAACTAAACACTGTTGAAGGAAGTGGAGGTCAAAAATACTAGGAACCGATAAAATCAATTATATTCATTTTGATGTCCGCAAGGGGCTTGAACATATGAATGGACTTTGTGCTGCAACACTAAAAGGACAAGAGGCTTTCTGATGCAAACTCACGTATAATCTTGCAGATGTAAGAGTGGTTATCGTCAAATTTTTTGCAACCCAAGAAAGGGCTGCGCACActagtctgattgctacctggtTGCGGTGAGCCTGCTTGCACTAAACGCAGTTAGGCATCTGAATGTGCACTTTGGAAACGCACGAAGTGTGTAGCCTGCATAGCTGTGTGGCGGAAATTTTGCATGTATTGCGAAAAGATGCTGTCCTCCAGCACAGCGACCAAAGTCCACAGAATGAAAGATAAAATGCCTGGAGCATGGATATGGATATGGAGCAATTAGTTATCGATAATTAGCATGCAAGATTAGCGTGCTTTCAGCTCTTGCGTGTTGTTGTTAGAACTACTCAGATTCAGTCCCAGTTGCAATCATTACTCGTCATTAGACGTTGGTCATTAGACTGCAACTGGGACTGAATCTGAGTAGTTCTAACAACCTTAAATCATCATTTTAATCAGAAAACTCATTACTTCGAAGAATTTTGAATCAGCCTAATAAGAGAAATAAGTAGAGAGATGCTAAGATTATCGATAACTGGATACCCCAATTTGGCTGTTAACCCAAAGTCGTCCACAAACTCAAAAAATGGATGTTATAAGTTTTTGACCAGCTTCATCCGTTACCTATGCTCCTGTTGGCCATCGATTTGTTCGAGCAAGCactagtaattcttccatttgtctcgATCGCGTCGCGCGCAAGTGTTGCTCTGTGGCATCTCTCCTCGCGAGAGACTCGAAGAGCGTCTTTGAAGGACTACGTAAAGAGGTCTTACCGTTGATGTCGCGTGGCATCTGGTCGCTTACGGCTCTTGTCCAACGCTTACGCTTACGGCTTATCTTTGGAGCGCACCACGTGAATGGctcacctaattttgcttaccttggcatatgcggcagcgtctctgaacttcgatcggtgacgtaggagtgaacttcgaatccgtTCTTTTACTTGCGTAGGGTCTTCAGAGGTCAGATAATTCATCATGTTGATCTCCTGTACTAGATATGTATAGCTATAGCATTCGGATGTATTCGTTCTgctgagcgtgaatgggcATCAGAAACTCATCCATTCCTCATAAACTTCGTTTTGTACAGGTTCTGTTGAAGAGCGAAcctttttcatcaaattcttcCAGCATCCGTTAAGCTTGACTAGTGCCTGATGTTATGAGAACGATGTCACCAgagaaacgaagatggtgtgaATGCCTGCCGTTAACTTCCACACCCATGTTATCCCATTTCAATCCTCGCACTGCGTTTCCGaaagtggcactgaatattttgggtgaaattgtgtcaatCTGGTaaacccctctcttcacatCGGTTATGAAATCATGgtaaaatggagaaattttggtcgtaaagttgctatacaactcaAGAAGTATCTTTATGGAAGGAATTAGGGGgtcttggttgtccaaggccttCATGACCACTTCCGTCTCAACTATATCAACTTCAAACTTATATCTGCAATCAAACTTATATCTGCTTTCATCGAATAGATGAAATTGAGACACaacggcatcttgtactcccTCAATACttctatgaaaaatgaaaccgTGCGTATttggtcaatcgtactgaacCCTTTCTAAAGCCTGGCTGCTCGcgtggctgtccttcatctactCTTCTTTCTGTCCTGTTCAGGATTAGGATTAGGCGATATTTGCCGATGTCTTGtgggtctcccttcttatacaacagcacggtcATGCTGGTTTTCTATTCCGCAGGAACCTTACATTCCAacagataacgagtgaagagcctcgccagtgtGTAGATGAGGACTGTTGGTAGGTCTTTAGATGTCCAGActtgattctgtcgggaccggatGAAGTGcgattcttcaccgacatAATGGCATGTCGGACTTCAGAAGGGAGCCCCTCTAGAAtaacatgtccatcttccttcagctggtgaggaggcaagtcgAAGTGGCTGCCGAAAAGATCTGAGTAGGAGCCGTGAATGAGTGAAGTTCCAACGGGCATAGCGAA
This window of the Necator americanus strain Aroian chromosome III, whole genome shotgun sequence genome carries:
- a CDS encoding hypothetical protein (NECATOR_CHRIII.G11755.T2) → MFYRNHINESVHLQLRYTSFVVRIILDVVSFAMVHNGQLLHHRNGIWLLLKRAVLALLSEAALKFHIFLYWLICLFSMMEEHQGLHTLRVMLVAMSIVFALLAMITGTACFFYPFLFVVIFEFVKSLAVFILLTLKLGWPERYATLVSDKGLDMLREFTKITLEEDEMLYLWNGFSCFYFAILAITLIRNIAEYQVNENRRQQNPYAFPAMAQYPHVVIFPAEAELGNTNPDDPPPYSAIARNGVHTEETAKEETQPPRYSDIELSSTSSQRMGGENDQEVLNRTIVIGRK
- a CDS encoding hypothetical protein (NECATOR_CHRIII.G11756.T1) is translated as MSSTSAATFKIRPIISCVGGPTDQISWFLNKIQICTPDFSESALNMFKSAIEVGTGNEERHESRRLALKTTYAYGDTVRSHYRRTRAVNSNVPRENKIDLCLPFISDSISTAVVVVAALFKRNYKTM
- a CDS encoding hypothetical protein (NECATOR_CHRIII.G11757.T2): MRFDEAIEHRFVKLEAAYKSFIKTSDASDSGSAAVVIVVAALLKRNYKMMSSWKVGRSVGVRINEHMAGKRRKSLITPLGRHRHEAHNGNDCDVKCVILVHETEISARKTYSFSSAMDEEDEDDIAIKPVYILDFGISRKILNSKGELKAPRQSVRFKSARSEGGDVNNPYDWELGEDPTQSETGYNFTAAYEMANLFRTYNYFTDYGKVSPFIICAA
- a CDS encoding hypothetical protein (NECATOR_CHRIII.G11755.T1) — protein: MSVAAYFYQNKLDSKIVKHHWKMDSVVLLMAVHVVKPVHNGQLLHHRNGIWLLLKRAVLALLSEAALKFHIFLYWLICLFSMMEEHQGLHTLRVMLVAMSIVFALLAMITGTACFFYPFLFVVIFEFVKSLAVFILLTLKLGWPERYATLVSDKGLDMLREFTKITLEEDEMLYLWNGFSCFYFAILAITLIRNIAEYQVNENRRQQNPYAFPAMAQYPHVVIFPAEAELGNTNPDDPPPYSAIARNGVHTEETAKEETQPPRYSDIELSSTSSQRMGGENDQEVLNRTIVIGRK